One genomic region from Labilithrix sp. encodes:
- a CDS encoding serine/threonine protein kinase, with product MADKLDALPAGTLGSYEIRGKLGSGGMGDVFDAVHKGLNKRVAIKTLRKRFLDDEIVVARFLREGQLASRIRHPNIVDVTDVGMMGGLPCLVMEHLEGESFSALIRREKAIAIERIVDILLPIVAAVDFAHDHGIVHRDLKPSNIFLSRSWNGEVVPKVLDFGISKLVHEAQESALTTDSAFVGTPHYASPELMRADKQADGRSDQYSMGVILYEAATGTRPFAEIGNNFVALAMAICKGEYPPATNRNPNVPPAFDRVIQRAMALHPEERFLTMRALGEALLPFASERARVIWAPTFQGKTGEVPVVGEVRAAGPTSETVQTGSKGGQGGKAPEPFAATGPNPQFPTYPTHPSQPSGMHAFSGPPSSPSTTPPGFERLPTYPTYGTGRPVASPRGNGLITAVVGASVVVAILVSVIVLKGGVGGGKTGETTTAASAAPATFVLDVSANPPTAAIELDGAAAGTGRIVKTLPKDGAKHALRITAPGHEPYTREFDADSPPPVMIPLKPIAAAPSATPTHQPTQKAGGKATGGKKGDGRPKTDNIDPWE from the coding sequence GTGGCCGACAAGCTCGACGCCCTGCCGGCGGGAACGCTCGGCAGCTACGAGATCCGGGGCAAGCTCGGCTCCGGAGGCATGGGCGACGTCTTCGACGCCGTTCACAAAGGCCTGAACAAACGCGTCGCGATCAAGACGCTCCGCAAGCGGTTCCTCGACGACGAGATCGTGGTCGCGCGTTTCCTCCGCGAAGGTCAGCTCGCCTCGCGCATCCGCCACCCGAACATCGTCGACGTCACCGACGTCGGGATGATGGGCGGCCTCCCATGCCTCGTGATGGAGCACCTCGAGGGCGAGTCGTTCTCGGCGCTGATCCGGCGCGAGAAGGCGATCGCGATCGAGCGCATCGTCGACATCCTCTTGCCGATCGTCGCGGCGGTCGACTTCGCGCACGACCACGGCATCGTGCATCGCGACCTCAAGCCGTCGAACATCTTCCTCTCGCGATCGTGGAACGGCGAGGTCGTCCCGAAGGTCCTCGACTTCGGCATCTCGAAGCTCGTCCACGAGGCGCAGGAGTCCGCGCTCACGACCGACTCCGCGTTCGTCGGTACGCCCCACTACGCGTCGCCGGAGCTGATGCGCGCCGACAAGCAGGCCGACGGCCGCTCCGATCAGTATTCGATGGGCGTCATCCTCTACGAGGCGGCGACGGGGACGCGTCCGTTCGCCGAGATCGGCAACAACTTCGTCGCGCTCGCGATGGCGATCTGCAAAGGCGAATATCCGCCCGCGACCAACCGCAACCCGAACGTGCCGCCCGCGTTCGATCGCGTCATCCAGCGCGCGATGGCGCTCCACCCCGAGGAGCGCTTCCTCACGATGCGCGCGCTCGGCGAGGCGCTCCTCCCGTTCGCGAGCGAGCGCGCCCGCGTCATCTGGGCGCCGACCTTCCAGGGCAAGACGGGCGAGGTGCCGGTCGTCGGCGAGGTCCGCGCGGCGGGGCCCACCTCGGAGACGGTCCAGACCGGGAGCAAGGGCGGCCAGGGGGGCAAGGCGCCGGAGCCGTTCGCCGCGACGGGCCCCAACCCGCAGTTCCCGACGTACCCGACCCATCCTTCGCAGCCGAGCGGCATGCACGCGTTCAGCGGTCCGCCGTCGTCGCCGAGCACCACGCCGCCCGGCTTCGAGCGCCTGCCGACGTACCCGACCTACGGGACCGGCCGCCCCGTCGCGTCGCCGCGCGGCAACGGCCTGATCACCGCCGTCGTCGGCGCGAGCGTCGTCGTGGCGATCCTCGTCTCGGTCATCGTGCTGAAGGGCGGCGTCGGCGGCGGCAAGACGGGGGAGACGACGACCGCCGCCTCCGCCGCGCCCGCCACCTTCGTGCTCGACGTCTCCGCCAACCCGCCGACCGCGGCGATCGAGCTCGACGGCGCCGCCGCCGGCACCGGCCGCATCGTGAAGACGCTCCCGAAGGACGGAGCGAAGCACGCCCTCCGCATCACCGCGCCCGGCCACGAGCCGTACACGCGCGAGTTCGACGCCGACTCCCCGCCGCCGGTGATGATCCCGCTGAAGCCGATCGCCGCCGCCCCCTCCGCGACCCCCACGCATCAGCCGACACAAAAGGCGGGCGGCAAGGCGACGGGCGGCAAGAAAGGGGACGGCCGCCCGAAGACGGATAACATCGATCCCTGGGAATGA
- a CDS encoding tetratricopeptide repeat protein, which translates to MTGRSIAITLAVAVALATSAPTAAAAPKGEKEAADLRARDLFHKGDKDYAEGRYEEAYKEFQEAYDLSPRPQLLFAMSNALERLGRYQEAVDALEKYLSSGKVKDKDIVQKRIANLKKRVEEKKAEEDAAEKKRQEEAAAAAAKVEPPPPPPPPPPPPPPKPLLPYVLLGGGGLALVGAGVFGALTLSARSDVDAGCRDAPSGRLCTSEAQDAIDRDKTLGLITDVALVSGVVLGGVGAYFLLTQKSEAPSTVKVGVKATGRGAAIVGTF; encoded by the coding sequence ATGACAGGGCGGTCCATCGCTATCACGCTCGCGGTCGCCGTCGCTCTCGCGACGAGCGCGCCGACGGCAGCGGCCGCCCCGAAGGGGGAGAAGGAGGCCGCCGACCTGCGCGCGCGCGACCTCTTCCACAAGGGCGACAAGGACTACGCCGAGGGCCGCTACGAGGAGGCCTACAAGGAGTTCCAGGAGGCCTACGACCTCTCGCCGCGCCCGCAGCTCCTCTTCGCGATGTCGAACGCGCTCGAGCGGCTCGGTCGCTATCAAGAAGCGGTCGACGCGCTCGAGAAGTACCTCTCGAGCGGCAAGGTGAAGGACAAGGACATCGTCCAGAAGCGAATCGCCAATCTCAAGAAACGCGTCGAAGAGAAGAAAGCCGAGGAAGACGCGGCGGAGAAGAAGCGACAGGAAGAGGCCGCCGCCGCCGCCGCGAAGGTCGAGCCTCCGCCGCCTCCTCCTCCGCCACCGCCGCCCCCTCCGCCGAAGCCGCTCCTGCCGTACGTCCTCCTCGGAGGCGGCGGCCTCGCGCTCGTCGGCGCGGGCGTGTTCGGCGCGCTCACGCTCTCGGCGCGGAGCGACGTCGACGCGGGGTGCCGCGACGCGCCGTCGGGACGGCTCTGCACGTCGGAGGCACAAGACGCGATCGATCGGGACAAGACGCTCGGGCTCATCACCGACGTCGCGCTCGTGTCGGGCGTGGTCCTCGGCGGCGTCGGCGCGTACTTCCTCCTCACGCAGAAGAGCGAGGCCCCGTCGACGGTGAAGGTCGGCGTGAAGGCGACGGGCAGGGGAGCGGCGATCGTTGGCACGTTTTAG